The sequence CCACCATGACATGCTTATTGCAGGTGTATAAATTGTGAGACAGAGCATTGAGTGGCAGGAGGAAAACAGTCGTGATGATGGTGACAGCCTTTATGTTGAGGTGTTTAATTAACCTTACTGTTTTGCTCATCAGTGATATTGATATCTGTCGTttgcatgtacagtgccttgagaAAGTATACACACCTTGaatttctccacattttgttgtgttacaaagtgtgattataatatatatatttttcacctttatttaactaggcaagtcagttaagaacaaattatgtTTAGCAattacggcctaccccggccaaactctaacgcagacgacgctgggccaattgtgcggcgccctacgggactcccaatcatggccggctgtgacacagcctggaatcgaaccagggtctgtagtaacgctTCCAGCACTGAGATTGTAATGAATAtacagggagaaaaaggtgtagattcacgcgcagagtgcggcaggtgtttatttctccttcgcagaaggcaggaatcgtggtcacaggcaggcaatggtcacacacaggtaggcaaacaggcaagtgagtcaaaactaggactgaaggctataactggttctcacaaacgagctagggaaaggcttagtagagtcaaaacgaacaataccccacaaaggcacaaacataatgaactgaactaaataaggatctgatgaaaccaggtgagtaactaacacagttaaaatcaatgaacaaaaatgaaagtcAGGGCtatgttcaagaacacaaagaaacagggctatgttcaagaacacaacgaaacagaacacaagattgactaagaaaataaatgcTGAACCTTaaagagatgcagtgccttagaccgctgcgccacacggGAGCCCCTACAACAATAATAGATGTAATTGTCAATTTTTGTCAGCGATCTCCACAAAATAATctgcaatgtcaaagtggaagacaaACTAacatttcaaaaatatatttatatgaaAAAGAAAACACTAATacatcttgattagataagtattcaaccacctgagacaatacatgttagaatcacctttgccagcgattacagctgtgattctttctgggtaagtctcttagagctgtccacacctggattgtgcaacattttccctcttattattttcaaaattcttcaagctctgtcaaattggttgttgctCATTGctggacaaccattttcaggtcttgcaatagattttcaagcagatttcagtcaaaactataactcggccactcagaaacattcactgtcttcttggtaagcaactccagtggagatttggccttgtgttttaggttattgtcctgctgaaaggtgaattcatctcccaatgtctggtgaaccaggttttcctctgggattttgtctgtgcttagctccattccatttattttttatcctgaaaaactccccagtccttaacgattacaagcatacccatattATGCAGCCAACACCGTGCTTGAAAATGTGGAGAATGCTACtcggtaatgtgttgtattggatttgccccaaacataacattttgcattcaggacaaaaagtgaattgctttgccacactctttgcagtattactttagtgccttgttgtaaacaggatgcatgttttggaatcatttgattctgtacaggcttccttcttttcactctgtcaattaggtttatatagtggagtaactacaatgttgttgatccaacctccgttttctatcacagccattcaactctgtaactgttttaaagtcaccattggcctcatggtgaaatccctgagtggtttccttcctctccggcaactgagttaggaaggaagcctgcatctttgtagtgattgggggtattgatacaccatccagagGGATATTGCATGTCTGCTTTTCATTCTCTTTttgcccatctaccaataggtgcccttctttgtgaggcattggaaaacctccctggtctttgttgttcaatctgtgtttgaaatccactgctcgactgctcgactgagggacctgtACAGAGATGACGGAGTCATTAAAatattatgttaaacactattattgcagacagagtgagtccatgcaacttattatgcgacTTGTTAATAAAAACGTGTACTCCTTAACTTATTTAGGCGTTTCCATAAtaaagtggttgaatacttattgactcaagacattccaTCATTTGATTTTTTATTGATTTGTAACTATGTcaaaaaatataattccactttgacaatatggggtattatgtgtaggccagtgacaaaacatttcaatttaatccatttaaattcaggctgtaacacaacagaatgtggaaaaagtcaagggtagTTAAAACTTTCAGAAGGCGCTGTATAGTGTCAGAGAGAGAACTTACTTTTTACTTGTCTGAACTGCAGTGTACATGCTGCAAGAAGAAGCTGAATTGCAGGTATTGTTACAATGATAAGATGATCAGAAATATCAAAACATGTTATAACAAAATCTATCGTAATGTGTCCTTCATTGTTCATATCTCCAGTGTATTATTTCTGTGATGATCATTGATTTTCTGTTCTTATTGCACCACCTAGCGGCCACGCTGGGAACAcattgcatgttttttttttagtaCTTCCCATACTTCTCTTCCCATCGTCTTACATCTGCGGTGTATTAACTAAGAaccaaatggaagcaaacagGCCGTAACAGGGAGGGACTAACCTAAATTTGTCCAAAAAGAATAACTTGTTTTAGTTGCAAAACAGTTTGTGTGGACTAATACATAATCACTGTTGCTCTCATTTAGAATGTGAGTCTGGAGGGGGGTTGGCAGGGGGTGGGGACAGTAGTTGGGGAGAGGGGTTAGTTGTTTTTTAAGAGCAGTCATTCTGTTTCTCTGATTTGGGTACTTTTATAAAGCCTTTGGTTTATTAAACAATTCTGAGCAGAACTGTAGGAATGACAATCAAGGTACTGTTACTGAATACACTTGTTTTCAATTGCCCTATATTTTGAAATGTATTGAAACCATATACATATGCTTGAAATATGCGAACTCGTCATTGGTAATAGCAAATTTGACAGCCATACAATTGCAGTGCAGAAAAGAGCAACAATTAAATGTAGCTATGTTCTTTGGCCACCCACCATAATTATAAAAAAACGGTGCTTATTTATCTATGTCAATGTCTAAGAAAGctgaggatacacacacacacacacagtgcttttgtTCATGCTGGGATCCTGAGTGCTGTGGTTCAGAGCAGGCAGGCAACTGAGCCCAGTTTTGCAGTCTTGTGCATTCTCAGGGACGTGCCTGGAGTGGACAAATCATGCTCATTGGGTGGGAAAGGGACTCAGCGCTTTACCCAagatgaaggaggagaggaggaagacttCCTCGAAAGAAGACACAGCCATTCCTTCGCTATTTTCACTCTTCGGCCTACTCCTTTTTTCCCAGGCAGGTAAGTGTATTATTGTATTACGAGAGGAGGCTTTCAAACTTTATGACTTGCTTTTTTTGGgaaacacaatgtggaaaagaaCTAGTGGCTGAGTCAGGAAATAAGTTTACAGTAGGAGTAGTTTGAACGAATAGATATGTGACTATATTGGCAAATATGTTTATCACATAGTAGTCAGGTAATATGTGATAAGGCGATAAAGTGTAGATATTTGAGATTTACATAGCTTTCTTATTTCAATTCACAAGTTGTTTCACATTTGTTTTGTTAGCAAAttaatttgaaaaatgtatgtgttttatAATACAGAATTTGGTCGTAACCATTATTCCTTTAAGTACCTGATCAATTAATGAAATACTATGTTAAAGTAGGCTAAGTGCTATACAACACATTTCATTGGCCCAGGCAGTGAGAATTGTTTTGTCCTGGTGTACCCTCTGTGTAGATTAGCTCCAAGGCACAGGTCTATTCAGCCATACGGCTGTAGTAAAAGGAACCTGCGTGAGCTGAGCTGTTGTTGGAAGTATAGGTTAACAATTATTGTATTACGAGAAGAGGCTGTGGCGGACTTGGAGTTAGAGCCcaggcggtggtggtggtggtgtctcTGCATTAGGAGCCTGGCTCAGCCTGCTTCTGCTGTGTGGCTGTCTGTTGTGTCATTGTGACCATCCACTATTAGCAGAATCACTGAACCCTTGTGTCTCCTGCTTCTACAATCACAAAGAGCATGTCTCTCCCAGTGGCTTTTTTATACCACGGGAGGGAGGAAATCAGGCCAACAATCCTGGCCTTTGTCTGCATCTCCCGGCAACCTCCTTCAGGCTGAAAATTGTTGCCACGGCGATCGAGCGATGCCATGCAGACACGCTACGGGGAGCAGAGCTGTGGCCGAAGGAGGGCCGGTGCcaggcgctctctctctctctctattgcccCGGGATGACATGCAACAGCCCATCCATTAGGTACAGCACTCTAGCCTATGGCTACATGTGGTCAAGGATGTGGTGAGTTATAGGAAACTCCACTGTGAGTATAATGGCATTACTGTGTGTGGTTTCCAGGGCAGAACGAGACTCTAAGGGATGATATGCGGGTTATGTTATAAACCATCCTCCCGTATGCTCAAGGGGGATCCAGTAATGGTACACAAATCAAAACAGATGAAATACGTTGGGGCATGTTTGGAGAGCGTCCTTACCCGTTATTGAATTTTCACTGAATGATTGATTGCGGTAATAATGAGGAAGTttgagggcgctgttttcacttgtAGATTTAACTGGATTTGGGGTGGTCTTAATTTCAAAAGTTTACTTCTGGACTCATTTAGGGATTGGAGTGAAAACCTTAGACCCATATCTGACTTTATTTCATACTGTATATCTGTGAACGGCATATaaagacaaaatacaaaaacaagttcCAGACTCGTTATTAGGACCTTGTACGAGAGCAGATCACTCTGCTTGTGGTGAATGCGGTTACAGTGATCAACCACTTACATGTGATCACTATATCCTGCACTGTATAGTCCGCCACAGTGTTCACTGAACGTCATGCGTTGGACTGTGTCCCTGCAGTCAGAGTGGCCGGCGTCAACATCACCAGTCAGGCTCATCTGGTCCGAGGCACGTTGGGTGGAGAGGCCCTCCTCTCCGTCAGCTACACCAGCACCAGCTCCGACCAACCGGTCATCAAGTGGCAGCTGAAGAGGGACAAGCAGCAGCCCATCACCGTAGTCCAGTCCATAGGCACCAGCATCATCGGGAACCTGCGGCCCGAGTACAGGGACCGCATCATGGTGTTTGAGAACGGCACCTTGCTCCTCCACAACCTGCAGCTGTCTGACGAGGGGGCCTATGAAGTGGAGATCTCCATCACGGACGATCCCTTCACCGCGGAGCGCAACATCAACCTCACCGTAGATGGTAGGAAAGTTTCCTCTGTAGCTCATTTTGTAGAGCATGGTGCTAGAAACGCCAGGacagtgggttcgattcccgggaccacccatacatacagtatgtaaaagATTTAGGCACGTGTGATTGTAAGTCGCGTTGGATAAAAGTTTCTGCTAAATGTCATATTTAGTTACTATTTCAATAATTGAGATCGTGTTTACAATACTGCTCAGGTTGACATATGAAACAAACAGTCCAACAACTGACCAACTATTGGCCTTAGTGAATTTACATCACATGATGCTATTCCAGACTGAGGTGTAAGGCTAAAAAGTGTGTTCACACTTTAAACAAAGTATATCTTATCACAGCCTTTCTAAGTTATTTCTAAGGCCTACTTTAAAGAGTAGGCAGCTTGTTATTTCTTCACAAATACTTTACTGGTATACGCATATGTCTCCTGTAGATAATCTATTTGACATGTTGTTGTGTATTGTCCCCACAGTACCTGTGTCCAGACCCTTCGTCCAAATGATAGCCTCCTCTGTGCTGGAGTTGAGTGAACGCTTCACCTTACACTGTTCCCACGGCGACGGCACCAAACCCGCCTATGGCTGGCTGAAAGGGGGAAAGGTGCTGACCAATGACTCGCGCTTGCTCCTGTCACACGACATGAAGTATCTGACCATCGCCCGGGTGCTGATGTCAGACGATGACATCTACAGCTGTACGGTGGAGAACCCAATCAGCAGCATGAGGAGTGTGCCTGTCAAACTCACCGTCTACAGTAGGTAGAACCACAGCTGCAGTACTTGCTCCTTAGCAAGCATATTTATCTTGATTGCTTCAGCATGTACCTGTCAAGGAAAGGTTGAGACACAAGTTAATTCTGAAGAAACTTAATTGACCGACCGGACCGGACCGGACCAGACCAGTGAAAAGCTTGAGTTATTTATGAGGGCCAGGAGATAAAGGTGGAGCTGAGGTTTTGCCCCAGTGGAGCACACTAATCCTTACTTCATTATTCCCTTACTGGGACAAGGgatgtgtaccaaatggcaccctattccatttatagtgcactacttttgaccatgatCCATATGACTCTGGTCAAACGTTGTGCACTTTAtagagaatatggtgccatttcggTCGTAATCAAAATGTGACGTAATATCAGCTCGCCCAGTGAGGGTCCTATATTCTCTCCGTACATACAGCCCTGAACAAAGCCTCACAGCAGCCACTTTCACACACAGACTTGTCTGGCACAGCTAGTTCTGGAAAACCTTAGcttggttccagatctgtttgtggtaTCTAGTCCAGTACCAGGCTAGGACAACCTAGCATTTTAACTCATTCTGCAATGCTTCCATTTTATTTTATGTTATTTGGGCCTCCACTAAAAGTTCTAaagtggagtgtgtaaagagagCCCTATagtagagaaagaggagagtGTAGCTAATTTCCAGAGCCCTAGAGGTGACATCTTTGTCTAGTCCGAGAGGACTCTTTGCTCGTACAGTGGTGAAGTGTTTGCGGTGTTTGAGAAAGGACTACTCTGTTAATCAAAGGCTTCATTCCTTTGCCAGGACGGAGCTCCCTGTATATCATCCTTTCCACCGGGGGCATTTTCCTCCTCATCACCCTGGTGACAGTGTGCGCCTGCTGGAAGCCCTCCAAAAAGTAAGAGCTCCACATTGTGCCTCCGTCTCCCTATTTTCTTTGATACGTCTCGGGAACCAGCACTAAGCACTAGGCAAGGACCAGGCCGCTAGAACCGTAATGCCCCGGCCTATAGCTCTCCACTACTCCGCGGTCCAATGTCACACTAAGGTTCTGACACTGATAGTATCGTGTGGGATGGATTCTATCGCTGTTGTTTACAATGCAATGATAACGGTGTCTCACTAGCTTGGTGCCAGaactgtttgtgctgtatagcctaCTCCTATAGTCATTGTCAATGTTgcggctatacagcacaaacagatctgggaccaggctagatttAAACTGCATgcagtatttttttaaacaattggGCTTACATGTTCTCGAGGAAACAGAAACTGAATGTAAATGGGCACTACACGAGTATACTTGTGAAACGCTCATCTCCTATTTGTCTGTCATTGGGGTTAAGGAAGAGGCGGCGGGCTGCCACGGCAGCCATGTTGCAGAGATCTCCAGTGTATGTAGAGAGGAGTGACATCAGTCACGAGggtaaggggagagagggatgtgagcTTTTGGCAGCGAGGTGCTTTTTGAATGTGTGATATTCTTTGTTCCCCACGCTAAATATTTAGTTTGTTTATTTGTTCTTCCTATTTCAGATATTTGAATGCAAACCTTTTTAGATGGATAGATTTCATGGCAAAGTTATAGTCGGTACACATTTTTTGCAGAGTAGTCCTACACTTAGTTTGTGCAGTCGTTTCACACATTTTTTCATTTGCAGTTGATGTGGTGCCAAAAACAATAGGACAGGGAATACCTGGCCGTAGGAGCCCAATGGCTCTTTACGTTGTCAATGAAGATGTAAGTCACAGATTATTCCATTTACAAAGACTTgtttattttcaagaatgttgCTAGTTTTCCCTTCATATTTTCTGCTTAAATCTATTCCTTCATTGTTGTTGTTCCAGGACAGTCTCAAAGGTGAGGACGAGTATTCAGCCAACTCCATCAGCCTCTCAGTCCTCGCCCCGCCCGGTTACCCCAGCCCCCTCCCACCGTCCTCCCACTCACCCGAGGCACCCACCCGGCCTGTCCGCAAATATCCCCATACCCCTGTGCCTTCGCCCCCTGCCACCCCACTCAGGCCCCCTGGCCAGCCACCTGTCATGCCCTCAGCTCCACCGCCTGGTTCACCTCCACATGTCCAGAGCTCTGGGCATAAACTTCGCCCTCCTGTGGGCATCCCCACCAATCGACAGACAGAGGAGCCCCCGGCCACCCCAGAGGCCGACGACCAGGATTAATGTCTGAATGACCACCCCCACTCACTTATCACTGCTTCACCTGTAGAATTCATCCACATCTATCCATGGACATGTGTGTATTATCTTGTCTGTTTAGTTGGGTTTTGGTGTAAAGATATTTGTTACACCAGGATCAACTGCTCTGATCATGGTTTTCCTATACCCCTGGATACGTTGTTCATTTTTCCAAACCAAGGTTTAAAAACATGAAACCGTTCATACTGCACATGGTTTCAGGTGTGAATCAACTTGGACCAATGGCCTCCATGTAGCCGGACTCTAGATCACTGTGTGCTTTAGCCAACTCCTCTCTGCTGTGGTGACAATGATAGTCAGAAcacatacagatctgggaccaggctaaccccCGTGGCTATTCTGATGAACTCATGTAACATCCCCACACACATTTCTAGTACAGTATCCACCCCAAAATAATTGGGGGCAAGCAATGTATGGCAGTTGCCACATGGTAAGGGGCAAGGGGGATGTAAGTGACCACGGTCAATTTACACTGGGATCTGGATATGTTATTACTTGAAAGTTATGGTAATGATAATGCGTTGACTGCAATTTGTTTGTTTTGGTGCATCCAGTAGACATACTGGGGAAGCGGGTTGCAAAGAAACTGCCATCCTAAGCCTTGGACTCATTATGTACATATGTCAATAGGGTATGTGATGTTCTTAGAATTGTTTTGGGGACCTTTTACCTCCAAATACATTTTGTTCAACTAACATTACATCCTAAAACCGTCTTTCTATTCCATGCTTCAAAATGAAGTGTGCCATTTTATAACCTCAAAAATCAAACAATAAATGCTATGTTGGAAAATACCATTAAAATAGTTTTACTTTTACCCGTACAACACCATAAAAAACTGTTATTTATTTTCAATACTTTTATTTTCACATGCTTTAATAGCTGTATTCTAATTGGCTCTTCCTGTAAGGGCTTCTGGGTAGAAGATTCAGTCAGAGCTGCCATAATGTGGTGTCGGTGTGTTGCTATTCCCCTCttgcctttttatttattttatttcacatgTTAAGTTATGCAGtctcatcattaagtttgcagtcTAATACAATGACGAGGGCCAGCTTCTTCAGCTGCAGGACCTGCAACCCCACAGATGTATAGTAGCATACAGTGTGGCCATGAGCTGCATGCCAGACTGCAGTCCTTCTTGTGTCCAGTAGGTGATGCCCAAGGTCTTCTGTGTTTTTCCTAAGAAGCGCAACAGCGGAaggtttgattgatttgattttattaggatctctttCAGCCACAAAGGGCTATTTTTCCAATTGTCCttaagaaatgtaaaaaaataacgAAATGTTGAGAAACTACTACATCTAAGAAAAAACACAATACACGCAAACACAGTCACAAATCCCTAATACTTTAACATATTACAAGATacaacccccccacccacccacatacCTTCTATAGATGAGATAGCTTAGCTCTGTATGCTCTCAAATGCATTTAGCTGTAGTATTTCTAAGCAGTAGGGAATTTCATACAAAGAACACAATGATTACCGTAGtaacctacagtggggagaagaagtatttgatacactgccgattttgcaggttttcctacttacaaagcatgtagcaaaaatccagaaaatcacattgtatgatttttaagtaattaatttgcattttattgcatgacataagtatttgataacctaccaaccagtaagaattctggctctcacagacctgttagtttttctttaagaagccctcctgttctccactcattacctgtattaactgcacctgtttgaactcgttacctgtataaaagacacctgtccacacactcaatcaaacagactccaacctctccacaatggccaagactagagagctgtgtaaggacatcagggataaaattgtagacctgcacaaggctgggatgttgtttaagattccgtctctcacagttgaagtgtacctatgacaaaaattacagacctctacgtgctttgtaagtaggaaagcctgcaaaatcggcagtgtatcaaatacttgttctccccactgtatgttgtTTTTGCCAACTATCCCATTCAAATTTGCATTTGATTTCATAGTCTGTAGCACAGCCTTTGGGCCAGAGTAAAAATTGTTCATGACCGGAATGACGAGGTCTGTGATTATACAGAAGGCCTACCCTACCGGTATATCTCTAATCATAGAACAGCACTCTTGACTGTTATGGGGTGGATACTTCTAATCAAACTGATGAGACCCCTGGGTCAATCACTGGGTTTTAAATGGAGACCTGCCCTCCAACACTAAAGGCTACAGAACACTAACTGGTAGATTGGGCTTGAATTGTGGTCTAAAGTGCTTTCAGAGGTTGAGATGAAGGTTGAGGCCCCAGCTGAAAAGACCTACAGGTGGAGCATGCTAACCTCAGGGCCGGcttccaggcataagcgacataagatattattttaggaactcagtctgagttagaatagtagaatacacaaggtgtaagttcgaaatttggttgtgcacgAGCAGTCtttctcttgttttgtcagtcactgacagtcactcaattagcctcagttagtctagccagttatctaaacttgtGGTAGTCATGGCCGAATACCAACCGGGCATGCAGGGCGCCCCCATTGATTTTAATTATTCACTCTCCCTCAGATACTGTATCATTAACATGGCCTAAGTCATACCAAAATGTGTAGatttacaggaaattagctttaaaactgaaaaaCTCTCTCcaacccatggcaaaatgtgtagaattgcagaaaaatTGCTTTAA comes from Salvelinus namaycush isolate Seneca chromosome 34, SaNama_1.0, whole genome shotgun sequence and encodes:
- the LOC120029126 gene encoding hepatocyte cell adhesion molecule-like — translated: MKEERRKTSSKEDTAIPSLFSLFGLLLFSQAVAGVNITSQAHLVRGTLGGEALLSVSYTSTSSDQPVIKWQLKRDKQQPITVVQSIGTSIIGNLRPEYRDRIMVFENGTLLLHNLQLSDEGAYEVEISITDDPFTAERNINLTVDVPVSRPFVQMIASSVLELSERFTLHCSHGDGTKPAYGWLKGGKVLTNDSRLLLSHDMKYLTIARVLMSDDDIYSCTVENPISSMRSVPVKLTVYRRSSLYIILSTGGIFLLITLVTVCACWKPSKKKRRRAATAAMLQRSPVYVERSDISHEVDVVPKTIGQGIPGRRSPMALYVVNEDDSLKGEDEYSANSISLSVLAPPGYPSPLPPSSHSPEAPTRPVRKYPHTPVPSPPATPLRPPGQPPVMPSAPPPGSPPHVQSSGHKLRPPVGIPTNRQTEEPPATPEADDQD